The Lolium rigidum isolate FL_2022 chromosome 1, APGP_CSIRO_Lrig_0.1, whole genome shotgun sequence region CTCGGGGTCCGTGGATTGGAGGTTCTGCTTGGTCTCCACCAGCTCCCGCCTGCCCGATGGGCACTCCCGCGGTGTTCAAAGCCCAATGTGGCGAAGGTGGTGGCGGTGACTCGATGGTGTCTGAAGACGGGCGGCTTCCGGATGCGGTCTCTGTACTTGGATGGTGACGATGAGGACGATGGGCTTGATTGCGATTTGGGAGTACGGTGTGTGGTCTTCTGGGTccatattgtatatttgtattttcctttttttgtggAGTCGTTTGTAATCGGTTTCGCCATTGATGAATTCCATCAGTTGTTATCTCAAAAAAGACGACGACCGTGCCTGCTCTCTTTCTAAGGGTTGACTTTGTTTACCAACTTGCCGTGCCGTTTCACCACCAAATTTTGGCATAATTCAGTACAGTTGTGCGATTCTTTCAACAACTCCGCTGTTCTGTCCATCAGTATGCAACTGATTGGTGTGGTTATGTTTATATTTGATTTTAGTTTGGACCTTGAAATTCGTTAAATACGTTCAGCCAAAACAACAGTAGATATAAGTTTTTTAATTCAGCATAATTACTTTGCAGGCCTCGGCTGCCACTATCAGCTTTGAACTTCAACTTTCAATTTCATAGATACATAGGTCACATCGCTGACTCCTAGCTTACAACACATCCTTGCATCCAAACTAAAAGGGACAGCATCAACTTTCAAAATTTCTGCTCCCAGAATCTATCGCGTTTGGGATGCACAaactagaaagaaagaaaaaacgcgAAGGGTCCCATACATCATCATGGATATAACAAATATGATCCAACACCGAATCATTGTGTTTCAAGGACATACAAGCAGATAAGGCTACTTTCTGAACAAGCCCGAGCTCTGAAGCGCCTTGCAGTAATCGGAGATGACGGGAGATCTCCTCACCATGTCCCAAATCTTTGCCGAGCTTCTCAGCCAATCGCGCTCTGTCAGATTCTTCAAGAATGGCCTATAAGTTCTTGACAGCACCTGATGATGAAAAAAGTATGGCAACAAGAACGACTTAACAGGGTCAAGAATAAATGCTCTAAGGTAACAAAACAACAGAAGCAAGACACAACGATGGCCGCATCTGATAATGAACTGTTTTGTCTGTTTTAACGGCTTCAATACTCGAGTGTATAAATCTAGATGTAACTTCAGTTCTTAGAGATATCAAGAGATATCCCTTTATGTTACATGAAAATAATATGCAAGATTTCCAGGTTAATTCATTTTTCCTTTCTAGTAAGCTCGCTACAATATGCAAAAAATCGTCTTGCCTCGCGCTACAACAAAGAAGACAGAGTAGCAAACATACCTGGTCACGAAGCATCCCTAACATGGATGAGTATGTTCCATACTCAAAATTCGTTGAGTTGTCATGTGCTCGCAATGGAAGAAGAAATACATCCTGCTGGCTGGAGCTCAAATCTTCAACTTTCGTGCTTAAAGGAACTGAGCAATCAGTGACTTCAGGTGTCACACTAGAGCTACCAATGTTAAATGTGGATGACTCGAAGTGTTTCTCAAGAGTCTTCCTTAGAAGCATGAGCTTTGAAGGAGAAAAGTCATGTTCCCGCAATCTGTTCAATTAGAAAACAACACCAATAAAATTACTAATGTTAAACGAGTAGAGGGCTGAATAAAGTATGGAAGCGGTATGTATTCATATGACCATATGGCAGAAATATTCAATTTTAACCAATGGAAAAATACAAATGAACATATGATAACAGGAAAAATACACCCTCTTAAAGCAAACAAGTATAACATTTCACAATGCTCACCTAGCATGCACAAAACAGAGATCGGCCATGTAATCTTCACTGACTGATtggttatcatttttattttccttATCTGGCGAAGAAGATGTGGTCAATAATGATGGGTCAGGTATGTTATTCTTCAGCAAATCAACCTGTAAAAATGCATTTTACCACTAGTTTCAGCTTTCTGTAATACTGGCAAATATCACTTGTAGCTTAGGGTCATCACTCACCATGTCTTAATAACATGAACAGAGTAAGTGCCGAACTTCTATCAATAGAATACAATACAAGGATTGCACTCTCTAAGTGTTGGTTAAGAAAAGTGTGTTATCACCAACTACGAATATCAACATGCATAATATGCTGAAGAGTGTGATAGGTGAAACAATTACAGTGAGATATACGGCAAGAAAATTTCAATTTTCGAATCAAATGGAAGAATCAGAAGATCTGTGGCAGTAGTATGTACCCGGTGTACGCCAGctttgttctttcttgaagagaaGAACGAGAAAATGACAAGAGATATCGGTTTCCATTGCAAGCGTATATAAATGGAAGAGCACACAAATAAACTAAATGAAGAAGACGGTTTCCATTGCAAGCGTATATAAATGGAAGAGCACACAAATAAACTAAATGAAGAAGAGAATACTACCTTTGCAAATTACCAAACTGCTCTAGTAAAATCAAAAGGTTGCAGGAATCAAAGAGTAAAACCGGTACTGCTTTTGGTTTTGTTAAGGTTAGATTAGAACTCGGATTCTAAATTGTGAACCTTATCAAGATTCTAAACGGAGCCTCAAGGAAACAGGGTTTACTGTAGAAAATTAACAGTTGACACTACCTACCAGGTGAACAAATGATCATAATGCTCCAAAGAAAGAAGAGCAACTGTACATAGAATATTATAGCCAGACAACTTACCGTAAGCATGAGCTCCCACATGGAAAAATCGTTGATCCCTTCTGACACGACCAACAAAATATTACAAACAGATGCCAAGAATACACCAAGCTATAGAAGTTCCTTGCAGAACAACAGAAAATACTGATCAATGACTGGCCTTGCCAAGGTAAAACTAGCTCTAAAACACAATCAAGTGTAAAAACTAAAGTAAAGCATTTACCTGGATCCCCATTAGCTCATGGGCCAGGTCTGCCGGTAGTGGATCACCATTAAGAACAGGAAGTGTGGATGAACCATCAGGCCTCATCATATCAATTAGGATGGATGGACTGTATACTGGCTGCAAGACAATGGGTAATATTAGAAAATACTAGCAGCATGATGTTTGGCTTAGCTGTTCACGTATTTAAGCATGCCAATGCAGAGAGTAAAATAACTTCATCTCACCTGAGTGTCAAGTAGTATAACACGTTCATGAGATATCCTGAAGTCAACACC contains the following coding sequences:
- the LOC124684889 gene encoding nonsense-mediated mRNA decay factor SMG9-like, whose amino-acid sequence is MAAGQPSLAGVGDRGSSSSSQSPPPPPPKILLAKPPLPPPSSSGADEEGGGRARQAPQPGSLSLVSDAWEVHTEKILPYLTENNDFMVIGIIGPPGVGKSTIMNALYGYDGNSPGMHPPFAMQNEEMKAMAKHCTAGVDFRISHERVILLDTQPVYSPSILIDMMRPDGSSTLPVLNGDPLPADLAHELMGIQLGVFLASVCNILLVVSEGINDFSMWELMLTVDLLKNNIPDPSLLTTSSSPDKENKNDNQSVSEDYMADLCFVHARLREHDFSPSKLMLLRKTLEKHFESSTFNIGSSSVTPEVTDCSVPLSTKVEDLSSSQQDVFLLPLRAHDNSTNFEYGTYSSMLGMLRDQVLSRTYRPFLKNLTERDWLRSSAKIWDMVRRSPVISDYCKALQSSGLFRK